From the genome of Candidatus Rokuibacteriota bacterium, one region includes:
- a CDS encoding methyltransferase domain-containing protein, producing the protein MAIGADLRVEERLVQLLEHLGLPEAHVAACRPEDWEGLVSRHPDRVASLTLVCPHTMDTTPLRPVASRLVVITGDQGPSVARIRQSLATIPDATLITLRDYVAQGWSDVIADRLEEIGTAMGEHLRRMDRQRQSRAVAIPEGEGHVAGLSYRIRGTGPPLLLLPLGLAPSQWGPLFATLSARYCTITLGGAALGMVALLEKRGHSGYWHVVRSLIDAIEVRPGEAILEVGCGSGVLIRRLARQTGGANRIVGVDISPYLLREATALARQEGLEAAITFQEGNAEALPFPDSSFDVTMACTVLEEGDADRMLAELVRVTRPGGRVAVIVRTIDMPWWVNAPLGPALKTKVEAPGGQKGSGVAERGCADATIYRRFHAAALTNLSVFPQFQTVMPAEPRLASFEQQLLAPLSAEEAQEWRSAVTQAKAEGTFFIAMPLHCAVGTKP; encoded by the coding sequence ATGGCGATCGGAGCGGATCTGCGCGTTGAGGAACGTCTCGTTCAACTGCTCGAGCATTTGGGTCTCCCGGAGGCCCACGTCGCCGCGTGCCGGCCTGAAGACTGGGAGGGCCTCGTATCCCGGCACCCCGACCGCGTGGCATCGCTCACGCTCGTGTGCCCCCACACGATGGACACGACGCCCCTGCGCCCCGTCGCGTCCCGACTCGTCGTGATCACGGGGGATCAGGGACCGTCGGTGGCGCGCATCCGCCAATCCCTGGCGACCATCCCCGATGCGACGCTGATCACGCTGCGCGACTACGTCGCTCAAGGCTGGTCCGATGTGATCGCCGATCGCCTCGAGGAGATTGGCACCGCGATGGGGGAGCATCTGCGACGCATGGATCGGCAGCGCCAGAGCCGGGCGGTGGCGATCCCCGAAGGCGAGGGCCACGTCGCGGGCCTCTCGTACAGGATCCGGGGGACGGGCCCGCCGCTCCTGCTGCTGCCCCTGGGGCTGGCCCCTTCGCAATGGGGGCCCCTGTTCGCGACGCTGAGTGCGCGCTATTGCACGATCACACTCGGTGGTGCGGCGTTGGGCATGGTCGCGCTGCTGGAAAAGCGTGGCCACTCGGGCTACTGGCACGTGGTACGCAGCCTGATCGATGCCATCGAGGTGCGGCCTGGCGAGGCCATCCTCGAGGTCGGGTGCGGCTCGGGAGTGCTCATCCGCCGGTTGGCGCGACAGACGGGAGGAGCCAACCGCATCGTCGGCGTCGACATCAGCCCTTACTTGTTGCGCGAGGCTACGGCGCTGGCCAGGCAAGAGGGGCTCGAGGCCGCAATCACGTTCCAGGAAGGCAACGCAGAAGCGTTGCCATTCCCGGACAGCAGCTTCGACGTCACGATGGCATGCACCGTCCTCGAAGAGGGAGACGCCGATCGGATGCTGGCCGAACTGGTGCGGGTGACCAGGCCAGGTGGACGCGTGGCCGTCATCGTGCGAACCATCGACATGCCGTGGTGGGTGAACGCCCCGCTGGGACCGGCGCTGAAGACCAAGGTGGAAGCCCCCGGCGGTCAGAAGGGGTCCGGTGTTGCGGAGCGAGGCTGTGCCGATGCCACCATCTACCGGCGGTTTCATGCGGCGGCACTCACCAACCTGAGCGTGTTTCCCCAGTTCCAGACCGTGATGCCGGCGGAGCCGCGATTGGCGAGCTTCGAGCAGCAACTCCTGGCCCCGCTGAGCGCGGAGGAGGCCCAGGAGTGGCGGAGTGCGGTGACACAGGCGAAGGCGGAGGGGACGTTCTTCATCGCCATGCCGCTCCACTGTGCGGTTGGGACCAAGCCCTGA
- a CDS encoding transposase: MGLLQELFRTHGPAYLDRFGSAIPKAHKKVIAAIADCHTEAAGSALYVCDGCGQRHVVHRSCGNRHCPCCQQGKGQEWLERQRARQLPGEHFLLTFTVPEPLRAFLRRHQKIGYGALFEASSGAIKALVVDPRHIGGDVAGFFGVLHTWGRTVQYHPHIHYVVVGGALSHEDGRWHPARAGFYLPVRALSRIVRAKFRDRIDTHGLLGEIPGEVWSTEWNVHCQPAGDGSRALQYLAPYVFKVAISERRILSVDEDHVRFRYQKPQSNRVRTMTLPIMEFLRRFLQHVLPRGFMKVRYYGFLSPSSSVPLEDVKARIEIASGFALAAPEAASEPPAALRCRHCGGALRFSRLLLAGDSALGGLASLGQRAGESSTLSALPVGP; this comes from the coding sequence ATGGGTCTTCTCCAAGAGCTCTTTCGGACGCATGGGCCAGCCTACCTCGACCGGTTCGGGTCGGCCATACCCAAGGCCCACAAGAAAGTCATCGCAGCGATCGCCGACTGCCATACCGAGGCCGCCGGGTCGGCCCTGTATGTGTGCGACGGGTGCGGGCAGCGGCACGTGGTCCATCGCTCCTGCGGCAACCGGCACTGTCCGTGCTGCCAGCAGGGGAAGGGGCAGGAATGGCTGGAGCGGCAACGCGCGCGCCAGCTGCCCGGCGAGCACTTCCTGCTCACCTTCACCGTGCCCGAGCCCCTGCGCGCCTTCCTGCGTCGGCATCAGAAGATCGGCTACGGGGCGCTGTTCGAAGCCTCGTCGGGGGCGATCAAGGCGCTGGTCGTCGACCCCCGGCACATCGGCGGGGATGTGGCGGGGTTCTTCGGAGTTTTGCACACCTGGGGGCGCACCGTGCAGTATCACCCCCACATTCACTATGTCGTCGTGGGCGGCGCGTTGAGCCACGAGGACGGGCGCTGGCATCCGGCCCGGGCCGGGTTCTATCTCCCGGTGCGGGCATTGTCGCGGATCGTTCGGGCCAAGTTTCGCGACCGGATCGACACGCACGGCCTGCTTGGGGAGATTCCGGGGGAGGTCTGGTCGACGGAGTGGAACGTCCACTGCCAGCCGGCGGGCGACGGCAGCAGGGCGCTGCAGTACCTCGCCCCCTACGTGTTCAAAGTGGCGATCTCGGAGCGCCGCATCCTGAGCGTCGATGAAGACCACGTGCGGTTCCGGTATCAAAAGCCGCAGAGCAACCGGGTGCGCACCATGACCCTCCCGATCATGGAGTTCCTGCGCCGGTTCCTCCAGCATGTGCTCCCGCGCGGGTTCATGAAGGTGCGCTACTACGGGTTCCTCTCGCCCAGCTCCTCGGTGCCCCTCGAGGACGTCAAAGCTCGTATCGAAATCGCCAGCGGGTTTGCGCTGGCAGCCCCCGAGGCCGCGAGCGAGCCCCCGGCGGCCCTGCGCTGCCGTCACTGCGGGGGCGCACTGCGATTCTCCCGCCTGCTCCTGGCCGGAGACTCCGCGCTCGGCGGGCTGGCCTCGCTTGGTCAGCGGGCCGGCGAGTCGTCCACCCTCAGCGCCCTGCCTGTGGGGCCCTGA
- a CDS encoding site-specific integrase, translated as MMTDWYQRSINALQLNGKGERTQEAYTRAVRMLSTFYSKPPDEITEPELEAYFLRRRNVDHWSPNTMRICYCGIRFFFVHVLQRNWHLFDILRAKSEARLPAILSPEEVRGILRCVRTKHNHAFLSTVYACGLRLQEAQYLEVSDIDSQRLMIHVHRGKGAKDRFVPLPHATLLILRTHWRSHRNPRLLFPACGRNGRAAATATTPMAKSSVQGAFRHATRAAGVAKRGVSVHTLRHCYATHLLEAGVNPRVIQRHMGHASLESTMLYLHLTHKGTEDAYALIDRVMEGL; from the coding sequence ATGATGACCGACTGGTACCAGCGCTCCATCAACGCCCTGCAGCTCAACGGCAAAGGGGAACGCACGCAGGAAGCCTACACCCGAGCCGTGCGGATGCTCAGCACCTTCTACAGCAAGCCGCCCGACGAGATTACCGAGCCCGAGCTCGAAGCCTACTTCTTGCGGCGGCGCAACGTCGACCACTGGTCGCCGAACACGATGCGCATCTGCTACTGCGGCATTCGATTCTTCTTCGTGCACGTCCTGCAGCGCAACTGGCACCTCTTCGACATCCTGCGCGCCAAGAGTGAGGCGCGCCTGCCGGCGATCCTGAGCCCCGAGGAGGTGCGGGGGATCTTGCGCTGCGTGCGGACGAAGCATAACCACGCCTTCTTGAGCACGGTCTACGCATGTGGCTTGCGCCTGCAGGAAGCGCAGTATCTGGAGGTCTCCGACATCGATAGCCAGCGCCTGATGATCCACGTCCATCGCGGCAAGGGCGCCAAGGACCGCTTCGTGCCGCTGCCGCACGCGACCCTCCTCATCCTGCGCACGCACTGGCGCAGCCACCGCAATCCCCGCCTGCTCTTTCCCGCGTGCGGCCGCAACGGGCGTGCGGCCGCGACCGCCACGACGCCGATGGCCAAGAGCAGTGTGCAGGGGGCCTTCCGCCACGCCACGCGCGCCGCGGGGGTCGCCAAGCGCGGGGTGTCGGTGCACACCCTGCGGCATTGCTATGCCACGCATCTGCTCGAGGCCGGGGTCAATCCCCGCGTGATCCAGCGGCACATGGGCCACGCCAGCCTGGAGAGCACCATGCTGTATCTGCACCTCACCCACAAGGGCACGGAGGACGCCTATGCCTTGATCGACCGGGTGATGGAGGGCCTGTAG
- a CDS encoding GYD domain-containing protein: MPIYMFQESYTSEAWAVQIRNPQNRMEVARRLIEAQGGKLLSAYYAFGEDDVVLIAELPDNVSAAAIALTVAGGGAAKALKTTVLMSVEEGLEAMRRAGGTGYRPPGS; encoded by the coding sequence ATGCCGATCTATATGTTCCAGGAGTCCTACACCAGCGAAGCCTGGGCAGTCCAAATCAGGAACCCGCAGAACCGCATGGAAGTCGCGCGGCGGCTCATCGAAGCCCAGGGGGGCAAGCTGCTGAGCGCGTACTATGCCTTTGGAGAGGACGATGTCGTCCTGATTGCGGAACTTCCAGACAATGTGAGCGCCGCTGCAATCGCCCTGACGGTTGCAGGCGGTGGCGCGGCGAAGGCGCTAAAGACCACCGTGTTGATGTCCGTTGAGGAGGGACTGGAGGCGATGCGCCGCGCCGGTGGTACGGGGTATCGCCCACCGGGGAGCTAG
- a CDS encoding nuclear transport factor 2 family protein, giving the protein MSQQQSVSVETVKAILDGFNAHDLDAIMEFFADDCSLDLPRGPDPWGQRFVGKAAVREGLATRFKGLPDVHYSDDRHWISGNLVVSEWLLTGTTPNGAKVKVRGCDHYEFRDGKAIRKDAYWKIVEKP; this is encoded by the coding sequence ATGTCTCAGCAGCAATCGGTGTCCGTGGAAACGGTGAAGGCCATCCTGGATGGCTTCAATGCCCACGATCTCGACGCGATCATGGAGTTTTTTGCGGATGATTGTTCGTTGGACCTGCCACGTGGGCCGGATCCCTGGGGACAACGTTTTGTGGGTAAGGCCGCCGTGCGAGAGGGATTGGCGACGCGCTTCAAGGGTCTTCCAGATGTCCACTATAGCGATGACCGCCATTGGATCAGTGGGAATCTGGTCGTTTCGGAATGGCTGCTGACGGGCACAACGCCCAATGGGGCCAAAGTCAAGGTTCGTGGGTGCGACCACTACGAGTTTCGAGACGGCAAGGCGATTCGGAAGGATGCGTATTGGAAGATAGTTGAGAAGCCATGA
- a CDS encoding ester cyclase → MTLEEHKAIVRRFFEEAWNRQNLDVVDEIFAPAVIFNGQSITREALKQALAGRRVAFPDIQVRVDDQVAEGEKVSTRRTWRATHKGTYRGVGATGKVVTWTQISVVRFSQGRIVEDWTVADELSILQQLGVLPA, encoded by the coding sequence ATGACACTCGAAGAGCACAAGGCGATCGTGCGACGGTTCTTCGAAGAAGCCTGGAACCGCCAGAACTTGGATGTAGTCGATGAGATCTTCGCTCCGGCAGTGATCTTCAACGGGCAGTCGATTACTCGCGAGGCGCTCAAGCAGGCTCTGGCCGGCCGGCGTGTCGCGTTCCCCGACATTCAGGTTAGGGTTGACGATCAGGTCGCCGAAGGCGAGAAAGTCTCCACGCGTCGGACATGGCGGGCCACCCATAAGGGCACATATCGTGGGGTTGGCGCGACGGGTAAGGTCGTGACATGGACGCAGATCAGCGTGGTCCGCTTCTCACAAGGCAGGATTGTGGAAGATTGGACCGTCGCGGACGAGCTCAGCATTTTGCAGCAGCTTGGAGTGTTGCCCGCATGA
- a CDS encoding N-acetylmuramoyl-L-alanine amidase, with protein MRPIFVRMLAAFMLCCAALAGMSPAEAASARPAAVEIKGPKGALGQLTLQVMDDGSSYVAAERLAGLLKGSWAVKGKTGTLTVAKRSAQFNRDQSRLTLQGHPLVLEGAPRVTAKGWLIPADFLDKGLGRLAPGVSAARPALAAAKSPVTRVDSSVAFEELRYRSYPSFTRIVVEAAARLSYLTAAGRSEIRVRLSGLNVAGVHLEEIGDGLVKEARLEAAGPDGVLNIVLEGPAAEVKTASLQDPFRVVVDIYRAKESAGTGGSRANNGGAPPLKRIVLDAGHGGHDPGARGPGGVQEKDVVLDVTRRAARMIEDGLGIKVVLTRSTDVFVPLRERTNFANKQRADLFVSVHANAHPRSVSEGVETYFLSSEATDNEARQIAAIENDVVQLESPQSRQKTDLLKSILWDMAQSEFQQESSFLAETVQDSMTQSLRLTNRGVKQAGFYVLGGAAMPAILIEIGFLTNPKEEKKLASGEHREAIARAIYASLAEYKRRYDQRVRTVQTQPVRSGAAR; from the coding sequence ATGCGTCCCATCTTCGTGCGAATGCTGGCCGCCTTCATGCTCTGCTGCGCCGCCCTGGCGGGGATGTCTCCCGCCGAGGCCGCCTCCGCTCGCCCGGCCGCCGTCGAGATCAAGGGACCCAAGGGCGCTCTCGGCCAGCTGACCCTCCAGGTGATGGACGACGGCAGCTCTTACGTCGCGGCCGAGCGTCTGGCCGGTCTCCTCAAGGGCTCCTGGGCCGTCAAGGGCAAGACGGGCACGCTGACGGTTGCCAAGCGGAGCGCCCAGTTCAACCGTGACCAGTCGCGGCTGACCCTCCAGGGCCACCCTCTCGTCCTCGAGGGAGCCCCGCGCGTCACTGCCAAGGGCTGGCTCATCCCGGCCGACTTCCTCGACAAAGGGCTGGGCCGACTGGCTCCGGGCGTGAGCGCCGCGCGTCCCGCCTTGGCGGCAGCGAAGTCGCCCGTCACGCGCGTGGATTCGAGCGTGGCCTTCGAGGAGCTGCGCTATCGCTCGTACCCGTCCTTCACCCGCATTGTCGTCGAAGCGGCCGCCAGGCTCTCTTACCTCACTGCGGCCGGCCGCAGCGAGATCCGCGTGAGGCTGAGCGGCCTCAACGTGGCGGGCGTCCATCTCGAGGAGATCGGCGACGGGCTCGTCAAGGAGGCGCGGCTCGAGGCGGCCGGGCCCGATGGCGTGCTCAACATCGTCCTCGAGGGCCCCGCCGCCGAGGTGAAGACCGCTTCGCTCCAGGATCCCTTCCGCGTGGTCGTGGACATCTACCGCGCGAAGGAAAGCGCGGGTACTGGAGGCTCGCGGGCCAACAACGGGGGCGCGCCGCCGCTCAAGCGGATCGTGCTCGACGCGGGCCACGGCGGCCACGACCCCGGCGCCAGGGGGCCCGGCGGCGTCCAGGAGAAGGACGTGGTGCTCGATGTGACCCGGCGCGCCGCGCGCATGATCGAAGACGGCCTCGGCATCAAGGTGGTGCTGACGCGCAGCACGGATGTTTTCGTGCCGCTCCGCGAGCGGACCAACTTCGCCAACAAGCAGCGCGCCGACCTCTTCGTCTCCGTCCACGCCAACGCGCATCCGCGATCCGTCTCCGAGGGCGTCGAGACCTACTTCCTCTCCTCCGAGGCGACGGACAACGAGGCCCGGCAGATCGCCGCCATCGAGAACGACGTCGTCCAGCTCGAGAGCCCGCAGTCGCGCCAGAAGACGGATCTCCTCAAGAGCATCCTCTGGGACATGGCGCAATCCGAGTTCCAGCAGGAGTCGAGCTTTCTCGCCGAGACCGTCCAGGACTCGATGACCCAGTCGCTCCGCCTCACCAACCGCGGCGTCAAGCAGGCGGGCTTCTACGTGCTGGGCGGCGCCGCCATGCCGGCCATCCTGATCGAGATCGGATTCCTGACGAACCCGAAGGAGGAGAAGAAGCTCGCCTCCGGCGAGCACCGGGAAGCGATCGCCCGCGCCATCTACGCGAGCCTCGCCGAGTACAAGCGTCGCTACGACCAGCGCGTGCGGACAGTCCAAACGCAACCGGTCAGGAGTGGGGCGGCTAGATGA
- the rph gene encoding ribonuclease PH has protein sequence MTVRHDGRASDQLRPVRITRDYLRHPEGSVLVEFGDTKVICTASIEEKVPPFLKGQGKGWVTAEYGMLPRSTNTRMNRERNGPSGRSQEIQRLVGRSLRAVVEMAKLGERTVWVDCDVIQADGGTRTAAITGSFIAMADAIGTVVKAGALPSTPVRDCVAAISVGIVGGAPALDLNYVEDSTAEVDMNVVMTGAGAFVEVQGTAEQTPFGRDSLAAMLALAEQGIGRLIALQRRAVDARGEASFVL, from the coding sequence ATGACCGTCAGGCACGACGGCCGGGCCTCGGACCAGCTGCGCCCGGTCCGGATCACCCGCGACTACCTGCGCCACCCCGAGGGCTCGGTCCTCGTCGAGTTCGGAGACACCAAGGTCATCTGCACGGCGTCCATCGAGGAAAAGGTGCCGCCCTTTCTCAAGGGACAAGGTAAGGGCTGGGTGACCGCGGAGTACGGCATGCTGCCGCGCTCGACCAACACGCGCATGAATCGCGAGCGGAACGGGCCCTCCGGGCGCTCGCAGGAGATCCAGCGTCTCGTGGGGCGCTCGCTCCGTGCCGTGGTCGAGATGGCGAAGCTGGGCGAGCGCACCGTCTGGGTCGACTGCGACGTGATCCAGGCCGACGGCGGCACGCGCACGGCGGCGATCACCGGCAGCTTCATCGCCATGGCGGACGCCATCGGCACCGTCGTCAAGGCGGGGGCGCTGCCGAGCACACCCGTGCGGGACTGCGTCGCCGCGATCAGCGTCGGCATCGTCGGGGGCGCGCCCGCGCTCGACCTGAACTACGTCGAGGACTCGACCGCCGAGGTGGACATGAACGTGGTCATGACTGGTGCCGGCGCATTCGTAGAGGTGCAGGGGACGGCCGAGCAGACGCCCTTCGGCCGGGACAGCCTGGCCGCCATGCTGGCGCTGGCGGAGCAAGGCATCGGGCGCCTGATCGCCCTCCAGCGGCGCGCCGTCGACGCGCGCGGCGAGGCGTCCTTCGTCCTCTGA
- a CDS encoding non-canonical purine NTP pyrophosphatase, with protein MLATANRAKALEMAALLGDTPFRIRNLTDFPGVTLPLEGESSYAENALAKARAVAAATGEMALADDSGIEVDALGGGPGVLSARYGGPGLSDPERCAVMLREMASVPREKRTARFRCLIAIVCPHRRRETTVEGVVEGVLLDAPRGDGGFGYDPLFFYPPLGRGFAELAADEKNRVSHRAQACQQARAWLLSEP; from the coding sequence GTGCTGGCCACGGCCAACCGCGCCAAGGCGCTGGAGATGGCCGCGCTTCTTGGAGACACCCCCTTCCGGATCCGGAATCTCACCGACTTCCCCGGAGTGACCCTGCCTCTCGAGGGCGAATCGTCCTACGCGGAGAACGCCCTCGCCAAGGCGCGCGCCGTCGCGGCGGCGACAGGAGAGATGGCGCTTGCCGACGACTCGGGAATCGAGGTGGATGCCCTCGGCGGCGGTCCCGGCGTGCTCTCGGCCCGCTATGGCGGCCCCGGCTTGAGCGATCCCGAACGCTGCGCGGTCATGCTGAGAGAGATGGCGTCAGTGCCCCGCGAGAAGCGGACCGCGCGCTTTCGCTGCCTCATCGCCATCGTCTGCCCGCACCGCCGCCGCGAGACCACGGTCGAAGGCGTGGTCGAAGGCGTCCTGCTGGACGCGCCGCGCGGAGACGGTGGCTTCGGCTACGACCCGCTCTTCTTCTACCCGCCGCTGGGGCGCGGCTTTGCCGAGCTCGCGGCCGATGAGAAGAACCGCGTCAGCCATCGCGCGCAGGCCTGTCAGCAGGCCCGCGCCTGGCTGCTTTCCGAGCCTTGA
- a CDS encoding carbonic anhydrase has product MAVIVGCADSRVSPELLFDQGIGDLFVVRVAGNVVSGAGPPVKASIEYGVAELGVSLVMVLGHTECGAVKAAIQHMNDRDPLPGALGLLVNSIRPAVAKTKGMPGDPLDNAIRANVGIGVEQLRSLQPIVAPAVKRGRVKVVGAVYDLRTGGVTLTV; this is encoded by the coding sequence ATGGCCGTCATCGTCGGCTGCGCGGACTCGCGCGTGTCGCCCGAGCTTCTGTTCGACCAGGGCATCGGCGACCTCTTCGTGGTCCGCGTCGCCGGCAACGTCGTCAGCGGGGCGGGCCCGCCGGTGAAGGCGAGCATCGAGTACGGCGTGGCCGAGTTGGGCGTGTCGCTCGTCATGGTCCTCGGCCACACGGAATGCGGCGCCGTCAAGGCCGCCATCCAGCACATGAACGACCGAGATCCCTTGCCCGGCGCCCTCGGCCTGCTCGTGAACAGCATCCGGCCGGCCGTGGCCAAGACCAAGGGGATGCCGGGCGATCCGCTCGACAACGCGATCCGCGCCAATGTGGGCATCGGCGTCGAGCAGCTCCGGAGCCTTCAGCCCATCGTGGCTCCGGCGGTGAAGCGCGGCCGGGTCAAGGTCGTGGGCGCCGTGTACGACCTGCGCACGGGCGGCGTGACGCTGACCGTGTGA
- a CDS encoding APC family permease, with the protein MKPGSPDSLGDSRGPHRTLGLGEVTAGGVGIIIGAGIYVLIGAATAHAGEMVWLAFVLAAVLSALTGLSYAELASMYPSAAAEYEYTRQALPEWIAFVVSWVMVAGLVVAAATVSLGFARYAGYFFDVGVRPAALALLAGLAVLATIGIKQSARVTVVLSAVQVGGLVIVIVIGAPHVGDVNLLTGPGFGGVLSGAALVFFAFIGFDEVITLAEETHDPTRTVPRALLLALGISTVLYIAVAVAAVSVLGAGALGASHRPLTDVMAHALGSRSAALVSAIAMISTTNTTLLALTAASRLLYGMAAGRALPGWIGAVHPTRRTPARAIAVAAVVAGMFALIGDLTLIAAVTDFAVYVVFLAVNATVILLRWTKPGIPRAFAVPWSVRGTPVLPVLGLASVLVMLIQLEARAVWMGLAVCAAGVIAAFLRRSGNRSASA; encoded by the coding sequence GTGAAGCCCGGCTCTCCTGACTCACTGGGCGACAGCCGAGGGCCGCACCGGACCCTCGGCCTCGGCGAGGTGACAGCCGGCGGTGTCGGAATCATCATCGGCGCCGGCATCTACGTGCTGATCGGCGCCGCGACGGCGCATGCCGGCGAAATGGTGTGGCTGGCCTTCGTTCTCGCGGCGGTGCTGAGCGCCCTGACGGGGCTCAGCTACGCCGAGCTCGCCTCGATGTACCCGAGCGCGGCTGCGGAGTACGAATACACTCGGCAGGCGCTGCCCGAATGGATCGCGTTCGTCGTCAGCTGGGTCATGGTCGCAGGGTTGGTCGTGGCTGCCGCGACGGTTTCACTCGGCTTCGCGCGCTACGCGGGGTATTTCTTCGACGTCGGCGTCCGTCCGGCCGCGCTCGCGCTCCTCGCGGGACTGGCAGTCCTTGCGACGATCGGCATCAAGCAGTCGGCACGCGTGACGGTGGTGCTCAGTGCCGTCCAGGTCGGGGGCCTGGTGATCGTGATCGTCATCGGCGCGCCCCACGTCGGCGATGTGAATCTCCTCACGGGCCCGGGCTTCGGCGGCGTGCTGAGCGGTGCGGCGCTGGTGTTCTTCGCGTTCATCGGCTTCGACGAGGTCATCACGCTGGCCGAAGAGACTCACGACCCGACGCGGACGGTGCCGAGAGCCCTGCTGCTTGCCCTCGGCATCTCGACCGTCCTGTACATCGCCGTGGCGGTGGCGGCGGTGAGCGTCCTGGGCGCGGGCGCTCTCGGCGCGTCCCACCGCCCGCTGACGGATGTGATGGCGCACGCCCTGGGGAGCCGGAGCGCCGCCCTCGTCTCGGCGATCGCCATGATCTCGACCACGAACACGACCCTGCTCGCTTTGACGGCGGCATCCCGCCTCCTCTATGGCATGGCTGCCGGGCGGGCACTGCCGGGATGGATTGGCGCCGTCCACCCGACGCGGCGCACGCCGGCCCGCGCGATCGCCGTCGCGGCAGTCGTGGCCGGAATGTTCGCCTTGATCGGCGATCTCACCCTGATCGCCGCCGTCACCGATTTCGCGGTCTATGTCGTCTTCCTCGCGGTGAATGCGACCGTGATCCTCCTGCGCTGGACGAAGCCCGGCATCCCTCGGGCATTCGCCGTGCCGTGGAGCGTGCGCGGGACCCCGGTCCTGCCGGTTCTCGGTCTCGCCTCGGTGCTCGTGATGCTGATCCAGTTGGAGGCGAGGGCAGTCTGGATGGGCCTCGCGGTGTGCGCCGCCGGCGTGATTGCGGCATTCCTGCGGCGATCCGGCAACCGGTCAGCGAGCGCGTGA
- a CDS encoding aldo/keto reductase: MPAHHPVPVPDFLYGTAWKEDRTPALTEFAVRMGFRGVDTANQRRHYVEAGVGQGLASAYRAGVVTRADLFLQTKFTYRPGQDHRLPYDPEADLSTQVAQSMASSLEHLGTDHVDSYVLHGPASGSGWTDYDAEVWVAMVKERDAGRTRLLGVSNVSLRHLQQMVAAHAETPAFVQNRCFARAGWDRDVRAFCMDRKIVYQGFSLLTANPEVLRHPLVAGLAARGKATPAQVVFRFAQAVGMLPLTGTTDAGHMKQDLASRDLALSADEVRAIESLAG; the protein is encoded by the coding sequence ATGCCAGCGCATCATCCCGTACCCGTTCCCGATTTTCTCTACGGTACCGCTTGGAAGGAAGACCGCACTCCGGCCTTGACCGAGTTCGCGGTCCGAATGGGCTTCCGGGGCGTCGACACAGCCAACCAGCGGCGGCACTACGTCGAGGCTGGAGTTGGTCAGGGGTTAGCATCCGCCTACCGCGCGGGGGTGGTCACGCGCGCGGATCTCTTCCTGCAGACGAAATTCACCTACCGTCCCGGCCAGGATCACCGGCTGCCCTACGACCCTGAGGCCGACCTGTCCACGCAGGTCGCCCAGTCGATGGCCAGCTCGCTTGAGCACCTCGGGACCGACCACGTCGACAGCTACGTGCTGCACGGGCCCGCATCCGGCTCCGGCTGGACCGACTACGACGCGGAGGTTTGGGTCGCGATGGTGAAGGAGCGCGATGCCGGCCGCACGCGGCTCCTCGGCGTGAGCAACGTCTCCCTGCGGCACCTGCAGCAGATGGTGGCCGCCCACGCCGAGACCCCCGCGTTCGTCCAGAACCGCTGCTTCGCCCGCGCCGGCTGGGACCGTGACGTTCGAGCGTTCTGCATGGATCGAAAGATCGTCTACCAGGGCTTCTCGCTGCTCACCGCGAATCCGGAGGTGCTGCGCCACCCGCTGGTGGCCGGGCTTGCCGCGCGCGGGAAGGCAACGCCGGCCCAGGTCGTGTTCCGTTTCGCGCAGGCGGTCGGAATGCTGCCGCTGACAGGGACCACCGACGCCGGGCACATGAAGCAGGACCTGGCCAGCCGCGATCTGGCGCTCTCCGCCGATGAAGTGCGGGCGATCGAGTCGCTGGCCGGCTGA